The Castanea sativa cultivar Marrone di Chiusa Pesio chromosome 11, ASM4071231v1 genome contains a region encoding:
- the LOC142616056 gene encoding protein FAR1-RELATED SEQUENCE 5-like has product MGFLGILIRVTCVAVIFLELAAAAVAFPIALPGCPDRCGDVEIPYPFGLREGCYIDRHFYVNCSSNSSGKTQPLSGTLTVTNISLQGRMDILMYIAHDCYEHGVRDNDTSNTAWLKPYLNFSVSNTQNKFVVVGCDTYAYLADIRVNEEGVEDVETLLGMVVHSEDEAYKLYNDYAIRIGFSVQKEKIRYAKNVVRQRDYVCSKEGFPRDSDYLDDKKFKKLQTRTRCEASIRFTVTNGEWKVTHFNPTHNHELAKLEKRPFLRSNRKKTNAQLGVLKTFKEAGIRTISAYSSLVKEAGGFENVGFIKRDCYNVVNKHKLINVEAGDAQSLVNHFKQKQAEDPMFFYAIQVDQENRMTVFFWRDGRSRIDYNSFGDVICFDTTYRTNKYNMICAPFVGVNHHWKNNAIRVVFPDTCHRLCLWHISKNAAENLPRHYGIPEFKSRFNKILYNCEIESEFESSWDALLRDYNLVGNKWLNTLYENWERWCSVFSHNIFSARMKASSRSESVNNVFQHMACKTMRLTKFVHKYEKASKNMRVKELEEDFRCKQGTSSQIVKNCGLLEHALSVYTRTFFKRFELEIASTLGVTHQDVYFDGESFTYEVIEGDELPVQYILKRWTKDAKKDIVLCDHVKPASANDELLVTSRRNELMRSVYEILTKSAATT; this is encoded by the exons ATGGGTTTCCTTGGGATTCTTATACGAGTCACTTGTGTTGCTGTGATATTTCTTGAATTGGCAGCCGCAGCAGTAGCATTTCCAATTGCGCTGCCCGGCTGCCCGGACAGGTGTGGAGATGTGGAAATTCCATATCCATTTGGCCTAAGAGAAGGTTGTTACATAGATCGTCATTTTTACGTCAATTGTTCTAGCAACTCGTCTGGAAAAACGCAACCATTGTCTGGAACCCTCACTGTTACAAACATTTCCCTCCAAGGCCGAATGGACATATTGATGTATATTGCCCATGACTGTTATGAACATGGTGTGCGGGATAATGATACCTCCAACACAGCGTGGCTCAAGCCCTACCTCAATTTCAGCGTCTCTAACACCCAAAACAAGTTTGTGGTTGTTGGGTGTGACACTTACGCATACCTTGCAG ATATTAGAGTCAATGAGGAAGGTGTTGAAGATGTTGAAACTTTGCTTGGAATGGTGGTGCATAGTGAGGATGAAGCATATAAATTGTACAATGACTATGCCATTCGAATTGGGTTCAgcgttcaaaaagaaaaaatcagatatgCAAAAAATGTTGTAAGACAACGAGATTATGTGTGTTCAAAAGAAGGATTCCCACGAGATAGTGACTATTTGGATGATAAGaagttcaaaaaattacaaactaggACCAGATGTGAAGCTAGTATCCGTTTTACAGTGACAAATGGTGAGTGGAAGGTTACTCACTTCAATCCTACTCATAATCATGAGCTTGCAAAGCTAGAAAAAAGGCCATTTCTAAGGTCAAATCGAAAAAAAACTAATGCTCAGTTAGGTGTTCTAAAAACTTTCAAGGAAGCGGGTATAAGAACAATAAGCGCATATTCCTCTTTAGTTAAGGAAGCTGGAGGGTTTGAAAATGTTGGATTTATAAAAAGAGATTGCTATAATGTGGTGAACAAGCATAAGTTAATTAATGTTGAGGCTGGAGATGCTCAAAGTTTAGTAAACCACTTTAAACAGAAGCAAGCAGAAGATCCTATGTTTTTTTATGCAATTCAAGTTGATCAAGAAAATCGaatgacagtttttttttggagagatgGCAGATCAAGGATTGATTATAACTCTTTTGGGGATGTTATATGTTTTGACACTACATATCGAACTAACAAGTATAATATGATATGTGCCCCATTTGTAGGTGTCAACCATCATTGGAAGAAT AATGCCATAAGAGTTGTGTTTCCTGATACATGTCATCGCTTGTGCTTATGGCATATCTCAAAAAATGCTGCAGAAAATTTACCAAGGCATTATGGGATTCCTGAATTCAAGAGTAGATTCAATAAGATTCTTTATAATTGTGAGATTGAATCAGAGTTTGAGTCTTCTTGGGATGCCTTACTTAGAGATTACAATTTGGTGGGCAATAAGTGGCTTAACACTTTATATGAAAATTGGGAAAGGTGGTGTTCAGTTTTTAGTCATAACATTTTCTCTGCTAGAATGAAAGCTTCATCAAGAAGTGAGAGTGTAAATAATGTTTTTCAACATATGGCATGCAAAACAATGAGGCTAACAAAATTTGTACACAAGTATGAGAAAGCTTCAAAAAATATGCGGGTGAAAGAGTTAGAAGAAGATTTTCGTTGCAAACAAGGTACATCTTCTCAAATAGTCAAGAATTGCGGACTTTTGGAACATGCATTATCTGTTTATACTCGTACATTTTTCAAAAGATTTGAGTTAGAAATTGCTTCTACCTTGGGGGTCACACACCAAGATGTGTATTTTGATGGAGAGTCTTTTACCTATGAAGTTATCGAAGGAGATG AGCTGCCTGTTCAGTATATTTTGAAAAGATGGACAAAAGATGCAAAGAAAGATATTGTTTTATGTGATCATGTAAAACCAGCAAGTGCAAATGATGAGTTGTTGGTGACTTCACGTCGTAACGAATTAATGCGCTCGGTTTATGAAATTCTCACAAAAAGTGCAGCAACAACTTGA